In Oleiharenicola lentus, the following are encoded in one genomic region:
- the fliF gene encoding flagellar basal-body MS-ring/collar protein FliF: protein MKKFAQSLLDLWSQLGLNQRVSLIVAAVAVIGGMIAVVLWSRRPDYQLLYARLGDKDSSAVISYLQSQNIPHQISAGGGTVSVPAERVHKLRMDLAAKGLPSGEGVGFEIFDKGQFGLSDFVQRTNYLRALQGELARTISQLSGVRAARVMIVQPENRLLLTDNGIKPTASVFVDMGGGRLEVDQVNAIRHLVANAVQGLGPDQVAVVDNRGRVLSEDLKQDPTLGTASSQMRYKQQVEDYLSKKVETMLAQVIGPGNAVVRVSADIETEATTISAEVYDPEGQVVRSQTSTEDVNTSSETRSGGGAVGVSANVPEKAATTEGAANRPVSNSEQNRKNRTTTYEINRTLTNTTRNPGTIKNVTAAVLVAQRQPVAPAAATPPAEGAPAPQAVPQPRTAEELATLRAVVVNALGLKPEPGQPLDTIVTLTEVPFAAEPVSEQLQAIHAENKWQGWIEAGSRWSAVGGAALVLLIFLRMLSRQKPEPVPVEVLQMPPEMAARSLQNGSAVTPEMLNELIKQKPVNIGTALRDWVGTPAASKNN, encoded by the coding sequence ATGAAGAAATTCGCCCAATCCCTCCTCGATCTCTGGTCCCAGCTCGGCCTGAACCAGCGCGTGTCGCTGATCGTCGCCGCCGTGGCCGTCATCGGCGGCATGATTGCCGTGGTCCTCTGGTCGCGCCGGCCCGACTACCAGCTGCTTTACGCCCGCCTCGGCGACAAGGATTCGTCCGCGGTCATCAGCTACCTGCAGTCGCAGAACATCCCGCACCAGATTTCCGCCGGCGGCGGCACGGTCTCCGTGCCGGCCGAACGCGTGCACAAGCTCCGCATGGACCTCGCGGCCAAGGGTCTCCCGAGCGGCGAGGGCGTGGGCTTTGAGATCTTCGACAAGGGCCAGTTCGGTCTGAGCGATTTCGTGCAGCGCACCAACTACCTCCGCGCGCTCCAGGGCGAACTCGCCCGCACCATCAGCCAGCTCTCCGGCGTTCGCGCCGCGCGCGTCATGATTGTGCAACCGGAAAACCGCCTGCTCCTTACCGACAACGGCATCAAGCCCACCGCCTCGGTCTTCGTGGACATGGGCGGCGGCCGTCTCGAGGTGGACCAGGTCAACGCCATCCGCCACCTCGTGGCCAACGCCGTGCAGGGGCTCGGACCCGACCAGGTCGCCGTCGTGGACAACCGCGGCCGCGTGCTCTCCGAGGATCTCAAGCAGGACCCCACGCTCGGCACCGCCTCCTCGCAGATGCGCTACAAGCAGCAGGTTGAGGATTACCTCTCCAAGAAGGTCGAGACCATGCTCGCGCAGGTCATCGGCCCCGGCAACGCCGTCGTCCGCGTCTCCGCCGACATCGAGACCGAGGCCACCACCATCTCCGCAGAGGTGTATGATCCCGAGGGCCAGGTCGTGCGCTCGCAGACCTCCACCGAGGATGTGAACACCTCCAGCGAGACCCGCAGCGGCGGCGGCGCCGTCGGCGTGAGCGCCAACGTGCCCGAGAAGGCCGCCACCACCGAGGGCGCGGCCAACCGTCCGGTTTCCAACAGCGAGCAGAACCGCAAGAACCGCACCACCACCTACGAGATCAACCGCACGCTCACCAACACCACGCGCAACCCGGGCACGATCAAGAACGTGACCGCCGCCGTGCTCGTGGCACAGCGTCAGCCGGTCGCGCCCGCCGCCGCCACGCCGCCCGCCGAGGGCGCCCCCGCGCCGCAGGCCGTGCCGCAGCCGCGCACCGCCGAGGAACTCGCCACGCTCCGCGCGGTGGTCGTCAACGCCCTCGGGCTCAAACCCGAGCCCGGTCAGCCGCTCGACACCATCGTCACCCTAACCGAAGTCCCCTTCGCCGCCGAACCGGTCTCCGAGCAGCTCCAGGCCATCCACGCCGAGAACAAGTGGCAGGGCTGGATCGAGGCCGGCAGCCGCTGGTCCGCCGTGGGCGGCGCCGCCCTGGTCCTCCTCATCTTCCTCCGCATGCTCTCGCGCCAGAAGCCCGAGCCGGTTCCGGTCGAGGTTCTCCAGATGCCGCCCGAGATGGCCGCCCGCTCCCTCCAGAACGGCTCCGCCGTCACGCCCGAGATGCTCAACGAGCTCATCAAACAGAAGCCTGTGAACATTGGCACCGCCCTGCGGGACTGGGTCGGCACGCCCGCCGCCTCGAAGAACAACTGA
- the fliG gene encoding flagellar motor switch protein FliG, whose protein sequence is MADIDFSKLNRHQKLAVFLISIGPDTAAQILKQFDDIEIENLSREMAAFEMIPDNVVKQAMEEFSSVVASSVQAATGGIGFVQRTLELAKGDHRASAIVGRVGPAVGTSIEVIKDISDMEGRQIFNLIKNEQPQTISFVLSYLEPTKAAEVFPLLSPDLREEVIERLGTIESTSIELVNKIARSLGKHFDTKKRPAFHHSGGVRAVASLLNSLEKDLSKTLLGRLEERNASLSAAIRKKLFSFEDLNRLQSADLQRVLREIDSGNLGIALKSASEPLRNKVYAGLSKRAAESLKEEIEMLGPVRLKDVEAAQDLIIQAVRRLEEEGQITIDADSAAVIA, encoded by the coding sequence ATGGCCGACATCGATTTCTCCAAGCTCAACCGCCACCAGAAGCTGGCCGTCTTCCTGATCAGCATCGGTCCGGATACGGCGGCGCAGATCCTGAAGCAGTTTGACGACATCGAGATCGAGAATCTCAGCCGTGAGATGGCCGCGTTTGAGATGATCCCGGACAACGTCGTGAAGCAGGCCATGGAGGAGTTTTCCTCCGTCGTCGCCAGCAGTGTGCAGGCGGCCACCGGCGGCATCGGCTTTGTCCAGCGTACCCTGGAACTCGCCAAGGGTGACCACCGCGCCTCGGCCATCGTCGGCCGCGTCGGCCCGGCCGTCGGCACCTCCATCGAGGTCATCAAGGACATCAGCGACATGGAGGGGCGCCAGATTTTCAATCTCATCAAGAACGAGCAGCCGCAGACGATCTCGTTCGTTCTCTCCTACCTCGAGCCCACCAAGGCCGCCGAGGTGTTCCCGCTGCTCAGCCCCGATTTGCGCGAGGAAGTCATCGAGCGGCTCGGCACGATCGAGTCCACCTCCATCGAGCTGGTGAACAAAATCGCCCGCAGTCTCGGCAAGCACTTCGACACGAAGAAGCGCCCCGCCTTCCATCACAGCGGCGGCGTGCGCGCGGTGGCCAGCCTGCTCAACAGCCTGGAGAAGGACCTCAGCAAGACCCTGCTTGGCCGCCTGGAGGAGCGCAACGCCTCCCTCAGCGCCGCCATCCGCAAGAAACTCTTCAGCTTCGAGGACCTCAACCGCCTCCAGTCCGCCGACCTCCAGCGCGTCCTGCGCGAGATCGACTCCGGCAACCTCGGCATCGCCCTCAAGTCCGCCAGCGAGCCCTTGCGCAACAAGGTCTATGCCGGCCTCTCCAAGCGCGCCGCCGAGAGCCTCAAGGAGGAAATCGAGATGCTCGGGCCGGTCCGCCTCAAGGACGTCGAGGCCGCGCAGGATCTCATCATCCAGGCCGTCCGCCGCCTCGAGGAGGAGGGCCAGATCACCATCGACGCCGACTCCGCCGCCGTCATCGCCTGA